The following are encoded together in the Pleurocapsa sp. FMAR1 genome:
- a CDS encoding PhoH family protein, whose protein sequence is MPATSQTIQLPNSESAIALAGSNEQNLNFLSSYTGITLILRGQDLLLQGQEKAVARCAKAIRILEPLWSLGKPLHEPDIMTAFQALDTGRTEEYSELQKNVLARTKKGEVIRAKTFKQKQYIKAIQKHDITFGIGPAGTGKTFLAAVLAVKALLSDECQRIILTRPAVEAGEKLGFLPGDLQEKVNPFLRPLYDALYEFIDAEKIPDLMERGKIEVAPLAYMRGRTLSNAFVIVDEAQNTTPAQLKMVLTRLGFGSKMVVTGDITQSDLPCNQDSGLIVSRRILRNVKEVAFCELTQADVVRHPLVQKIVAAYERYEK, encoded by the coding sequence ATGCCAGCAACGTCTCAAACTATTCAATTACCTAACAGCGAAAGCGCGATCGCCCTTGCAGGAAGCAATGAGCAAAATCTTAACTTTTTATCCAGTTATACAGGAATTACTCTAATTTTGCGAGGACAAGATTTACTGCTTCAGGGTCAAGAGAAAGCTGTAGCCAGATGTGCCAAAGCGATCAGAATTTTAGAGCCTTTATGGTCGTTGGGCAAGCCACTACATGAGCCTGATATCATGACTGCATTTCAGGCGCTCGATACTGGTAGAACTGAAGAATACAGCGAACTGCAAAAAAATGTTCTCGCTCGAACCAAAAAGGGTGAGGTAATTAGAGCCAAGACTTTTAAACAAAAACAATATATTAAAGCGATCCAAAAACATGATATAACTTTTGGAATTGGACCAGCAGGAACAGGTAAAACTTTTTTGGCTGCGGTATTGGCAGTAAAGGCTTTACTTAGCGATGAATGTCAAAGAATTATCCTTACTCGTCCAGCTGTAGAGGCAGGGGAAAAACTAGGATTTTTGCCAGGAGATTTACAGGAGAAAGTCAACCCTTTTTTACGTCCTTTATATGACGCTCTCTATGAATTTATCGATGCAGAAAAGATTCCCGATTTAATGGAAAGAGGAAAAATAGAGGTTGCTCCATTAGCGTATATGCGGGGACGTACCCTGTCAAACGCATTTGTCATTGTTGACGAGGCGCAAAACACAACCCCTGCACAGCTAAAAATGGTGTTAACTCGTTTGGGCTTTGGTTCAAAGATGGTGGTAACAGGAGATATCACCCAATCAGATTTACCTTGTAATCAGGACTCTGGCTTAATTGTCTCTCGTCGAATTTTGCGTAATGTTAAGGAAGTCGCTTTTTGCGAACTAACTCAAGCCGATGTTGTGCGCCATCCTTTGGTTCAGAAAATTGTAGCTGCCTATGAACGCTACGAAAAGTAA
- a CDS encoding transglutaminase domain-containing protein, giving the protein MAAKQYFSKKKKKEKGKWLVAAVLGVFLFITLGNVQTAFKSINKRQLISLQSDNFPSSEYQAIQLGSTKKIAQQNFSEIDRFARELNYSGSSIPELATLLAKNATTDTEKARIIYAWITQHVTYDIAAFREAVDNDNYPDVDAEKVLRDRTTICSGYSNLYQALAEAMNLKSVIVVGYGKGATPKDEKFQDVNHAWNAVKLEAGWYLLDATWGAGSVRDNQFEADYKPYYFATAPDELINNHFPQDQGWQLLAQTYTRTEFDNLPDIASRFYSLGLNLVTHRNYQISASGRIDINLKAPADIIAVANLKQGTQESPQSAVLVNRQASNLIISVAPPMLGTYELTIYAKKKDDPEKYSEIINYQINALNSAAGLPKIYDHFNQYQASLVEPLTAELKPNWSTYFNLVVPQAIDVQVVNAQTKQWTPLNGYGNYFAGHVDIQSGNTAIVAKFPGDDRYWQLVEYQSR; this is encoded by the coding sequence ATGGCTGCTAAACAATATTTCTCCAAAAAAAAGAAAAAAGAAAAAGGTAAATGGCTAGTGGCAGCAGTCTTGGGAGTATTTCTTTTTATCACTTTAGGTAACGTTCAAACTGCTTTTAAATCTATCAACAAGCGGCAGTTAATCAGCCTCCAGTCAGATAATTTTCCTAGTAGCGAATATCAAGCAATTCAGCTAGGTTCAACTAAGAAAATTGCTCAACAAAACTTTTCAGAAATCGATCGCTTTGCTAGAGAGCTAAATTACTCAGGTTCATCAATTCCCGAATTAGCTACTCTTTTAGCCAAAAATGCCACCACAGATACGGAGAAAGCAAGAATTATCTATGCTTGGATAACACAGCACGTTACTTACGATATTGCTGCATTTAGGGAGGCGGTAGATAACGATAACTACCCTGATGTTGATGCCGAAAAAGTTTTGCGAGATCGCACTACAATTTGTTCAGGATACAGTAATCTCTATCAAGCTTTAGCCGAAGCCATGAATTTAAAGTCAGTTATTGTTGTCGGCTACGGCAAAGGTGCAACTCCCAAGGATGAAAAATTTCAAGACGTAAATCATGCTTGGAATGCTGTCAAGCTGGAAGCTGGCTGGTATTTATTAGATGCAACTTGGGGTGCAGGTTCAGTCAGAGATAATCAGTTTGAGGCTGATTACAAACCCTATTATTTTGCCACTGCACCAGATGAACTAATCAATAATCATTTTCCTCAAGATCAAGGGTGGCAACTGCTAGCTCAAACATACACTAGAACAGAATTTGATAACCTACCCGATATTGCTTCTCGTTTTTATAGCTTAGGTTTAAATTTAGTCACCCATCGCAACTATCAAATTTCTGCTTCAGGTCGTATAGATATTAACCTAAAAGCCCCCGCCGATATAATTGCGGTAGCGAACCTTAAACAAGGAACTCAAGAATCACCCCAAAGCGCAGTTTTAGTCAATCGCCAAGCTAGTAACCTGATTATTAGCGTTGCACCGCCGATGCTAGGTACTTATGAACTGACCATATATGCTAAGAAAAAAGATGATCCTGAAAAATATAGCGAAATAATCAACTATCAAATTAACGCTCTTAACTCCGCTGCTGGCTTACCTAAGATATACGATCACTTCAATCAATATCAGGCTAGTTTAGTTGAACCTTTAACGGCGGAATTAAAACCTAATTGGTCAACCTATTTTAATTTAGTAGTTCCCCAGGCGATCGACGTTCAGGTTGTTAATGCCCAGACAAAACAATGGACTCCTCTCAATGGATACGGTAACTATTTTGCTGGTCATGTCGATATTCAATCGGGCAATACGGCAATAGTAGCTAAATTTCCTGGAGACGATCGCTATTGGCAATTAGTTGAGTATCAATCTAGGTAA
- a CDS encoding serine/threonine-protein kinase, whose translation MSLDAEYQSQYQILHSLGQGQYGQVFCAAHLQTKELVALKELDRKQFPTKMFLRELGFLVTLQHPNIVSCRGLEYSPTRRYLVMDYCQGGTLRELIESEEKIELLQSLKLITGILSGLEYASDRNIVHRDLKPENILLEPQENGWTARIADFGIARLASETNSQPSGNGDTGSPAYMAPEQFYGRYSHASDLYAVGVMLYELLVGERPFSGIYQDLRNSHLSQTVSIPQTIPFLLRSTISKALQKLPQRRFASAAEMLKSIKLATVILSASTP comes from the coding sequence ATGTCTTTAGATGCTGAATACCAATCCCAATATCAGATTCTTCACTCCCTTGGTCAAGGTCAATACGGTCAGGTTTTCTGTGCAGCACATCTTCAAACTAAAGAACTAGTAGCTCTTAAAGAACTTGACCGAAAACAATTTCCTACCAAAATGTTTTTGCGTGAATTGGGATTTTTGGTAACTTTACAGCATCCTAATATTGTTAGCTGTCGAGGATTAGAGTATAGCCCCACTAGAAGATATTTGGTAATGGATTACTGCCAAGGAGGGACTTTGAGAGAGCTAATCGAGTCTGAGGAGAAAATAGAGCTACTTCAAAGTCTCAAGCTAATTACAGGTATTTTATCAGGTTTAGAGTATGCTAGCGATCGCAATATTGTTCATCGGGATCTCAAACCAGAGAATATTTTATTAGAACCTCAAGAAAACGGTTGGACTGCTCGAATTGCTGATTTTGGTATCGCTCGTCTGGCTTCAGAGACAAATTCCCAGCCTTCGGGTAATGGCGATACAGGTTCACCTGCTTACATGGCTCCAGAACAATTTTATGGTCGTTATTCCCATGCTTCAGATCTCTATGCTGTTGGGGTAATGCTGTATGAACTCCTCGTCGGAGAAAGACCCTTTTCAGGCATCTATCAAGATTTAAGAAATTCCCATTTAAGTCAAACAGTAAGTATTCCTCAGACAATACCTTTTCTATTGCGTTCTACTATATCTAAGGCCTTGCAAAAGCTGCCTCAACGACGATTTGCTTCTGCTGCTGAGATGCTTAAATCAATTAAATTGGCTACTGTGATTTTAAGCGCGTCAACTCCATAA
- a CDS encoding SulP family inorganic anion transporter: MQLFKLKEWTGNYQKDLLAGVLVALALIPEAISFSIIAGVDPKVGLYASFIIAIITAIFGGRPGMISAATAATALLMYPLVSSVTKSGGDGLQYLLAASILAGILQLFWAAIKLAKQLKFVSRAVMIGFVNALAILIFMAQLPELSFAEPNWIMIYAMVAAALAIIYLLPRLTTVIPSPLVAIIVVTVFAVFTNTGVPTVGDRGELPSTLPSFGIPQVPFTFETLQIIFPYAVAISLVGLLESFLTANVVDDLTDTSSNKNKEAFGQGIANFVSGFFGGMAGCAMIGQSVINIKSGGRTRLSTLSAGVFLLLLMLFLGTQVEKIPMAVLVAIMIMVSIGTFNWSSLRQIRKIPRSETAVMITTVVMTVFSHNLAIGVLSGVALNALLFSRKIAQLVFVDSLIDSQGEKRTYNIAGQIFFVSVNEFLNAFDFKENVDFVKIDLTHAHLWDQSAIAVLDKVVINFRRNGAEVEVVGLNEASATLVDKLAVHDKSDSLEDLASH; this comes from the coding sequence TTGCAGCTATTCAAACTAAAAGAGTGGACGGGAAATTATCAAAAAGACTTATTGGCAGGAGTATTGGTCGCTTTGGCTTTAATTCCTGAAGCTATTTCCTTTTCTATTATTGCAGGAGTCGATCCCAAGGTAGGACTTTATGCCTCATTTATTATTGCCATTATTACAGCTATTTTTGGCGGTCGCCCTGGAATGATTTCCGCTGCCACCGCTGCCACCGCTTTATTAATGTATCCCTTAGTGTCCTCCGTAACTAAAAGTGGCGGGGATGGACTGCAATATTTACTTGCAGCTTCAATTTTGGCAGGTATTCTCCAGCTATTTTGGGCAGCAATAAAACTTGCCAAACAGCTAAAGTTTGTTTCTCGCGCCGTGATGATTGGCTTTGTCAACGCCCTGGCAATTTTGATTTTTATGGCACAGTTGCCAGAGTTGAGTTTTGCCGAGCCAAACTGGATTATGATATACGCTATGGTTGCTGCTGCTTTGGCAATTATTTATCTGTTACCCCGACTAACTACGGTCATTCCTTCTCCTTTGGTAGCGATCATTGTGGTCACAGTCTTTGCGGTATTTACTAATACTGGTGTTCCTACAGTTGGCGATCGCGGTGAACTCCCTTCTACTTTACCTAGCTTTGGCATTCCTCAAGTGCCTTTTACATTTGAGACGCTACAGATTATTTTTCCTTATGCAGTTGCTATATCTTTGGTTGGTTTACTAGAGTCTTTCCTGACCGCAAATGTGGTAGACGATCTGACTGATACCTCTAGCAATAAAAACAAAGAGGCATTTGGTCAGGGAATTGCTAACTTTGTCAGTGGTTTCTTTGGGGGAATGGCTGGCTGTGCCATGATTGGACAGTCGGTAATTAATATCAAGTCAGGAGGTAGAACTCGTCTTTCTACCTTAAGTGCAGGGGTTTTTCTCTTGCTATTGATGCTGTTTTTAGGGACACAGGTAGAAAAGATTCCCATGGCGGTATTAGTGGCAATTATGATCATGGTGTCTATTGGAACATTTAACTGGTCTTCTCTTCGGCAAATTCGCAAAATTCCCCGCAGTGAAACCGCAGTTATGATCACAACTGTAGTCATGACAGTCTTTTCCCATAATTTGGCTATTGGAGTCTTAAGCGGAGTGGCATTAAACGCGCTGCTGTTTTCCCGCAAAATTGCTCAACTGGTATTTGTAGACAGCCTAATTGATTCTCAAGGCGAAAAACGCACCTATAATATTGCAGGTCAAATATTTTTTGTCTCAGTCAACGAATTTTTAAATGCGTTTGACTTCAAAGAAAATGTCGATTTCGTCAAAATAGATCTAACTCACGCTCATCTATGGGATCAATCGGCGATCGCAGTACTTGATAAAGTAGTAATTAATTTCCGCCGTAATGGTGCAGAAGTTGAAGTAGTAGGTCTGAACGAAGCTAGTGCTACTCTGGTTGATAAGCTAGCCGTACATGACAAGTCAGATTCTTTAGAAGATTTAGCCAGCCATTAA
- a CDS encoding 2Fe-2S iron-sulfur cluster-binding protein, whose protein sequence is MAKTVKLDPINQETSIKTNDNLLSGLLNNEINILPQCGGKGRCATCHIYIKEGMESLSPLNRQEQRTLGTITTCGMNSRLACQARVIGEGIVVELPSGMYVSEIEDVESLIGRRAERNILHPLNGKILVEEGKLITRTMISQLQDTQVKVDQYLTST, encoded by the coding sequence TTGGCTAAAACGGTTAAGCTTGACCCAATCAATCAAGAAACATCTATTAAGACAAACGATAATCTATTATCTGGACTCTTGAATAATGAGATAAATATCCTGCCGCAGTGCGGTGGTAAGGGTAGATGTGCTACCTGTCATATTTATATCAAAGAGGGAATGGAAAGTCTTTCTCCTCTTAATCGTCAGGAACAGCGCACCCTAGGAACCATCACTACCTGTGGGATGAATTCACGTCTTGCTTGCCAAGCGCGAGTCATAGGCGAGGGAATTGTGGTTGAACTTCCTTCTGGGATGTATGTCAGTGAAATTGAGGATGTTGAAAGCTTAATTGGTCGTCGAGCAGAACGGAATATTTTGCATCCGCTTAACGGTAAGATTTTGGTCGAAGAAGGCAAATTAATTACTCGTACAATGATTTCTCAACTTCAAGATACTCAGGTCAAAGTAGACCAATATCTTACTAGTACATAA
- a CDS encoding ABC1 kinase family protein translates to MPQPTLLPTQDTITVNSQAVPTSSFASDQYEDTELAYDEPNADWRYNPATNNARYRNRPFTVLARLISIVFPFSRFALGVWWDNFRGNSIPKQKKRARQLIKILTKLGPAYIKIGQALSTRPDVVPPAYLEELTTLQDKIPSFSNEVAFRFIEEELGKPPAEIYAEISAEPIAAASLGQVYKGRLKTGEEVAIKVQRPDLNRRITLDVYIMRILAGWVQDNVKQVRSNLRSIIDELAERIFEETNYNQEGRNADKFKKLYGYIEEIYVPKIYWDYTGKRVLTMEWIDGIKLTDVDAVQAEGIDATHLVEIGVECSLRQLLEHGFFHADPHPGNLLAMADGSGRLAYLDFGMMSRIKSYQRYGLIEAVVHLVNRDFEALARDYVKLDFLTPDVNLQPIVPALANVFGNALGATVAELNFKSITDQMSAMMYEFPFTVPAYYALIIRSMVTLEGIAIGIDPEFKVLSKAYPYIAKRLLTDPAPELRASLKDLLFKEEGFRWHRLENLLKNATDSRDYDFDSVVDQALEYLYSDRGIFIRDRIAEELVNVIDGLGRRTIFNISTAFRQQVGLTIQETPVDFREDSYTTTHLKNIVGILQQTPGFDPTHLVSIVAKIISKPETQEIGQKVAGKLTQKMAARLIRNLLLEKTTPQPRPVPAISGR, encoded by the coding sequence ATGCCTCAGCCGACATTGTTACCCACACAAGATACTATTACCGTTAATTCTCAGGCGGTGCCGACCTCTAGCTTCGCAAGCGACCAATACGAAGATACCGAGCTGGCTTATGATGAACCAAATGCAGACTGGCGTTACAACCCAGCCACCAATAATGCCAGATACCGCAATCGTCCTTTTACGGTGCTTGCTCGACTAATTAGTATTGTGTTTCCCTTTAGTCGTTTTGCTCTTGGGGTATGGTGGGACAATTTTAGGGGTAACTCTATTCCCAAGCAAAAAAAAAGAGCGCGTCAATTAATCAAAATCCTAACTAAGTTAGGTCCTGCCTATATCAAAATTGGTCAGGCGTTGTCTACTAGACCTGACGTTGTTCCTCCTGCTTATTTGGAAGAATTGACAACCCTGCAAGATAAAATTCCCTCTTTTTCTAATGAAGTAGCGTTTCGCTTTATTGAAGAAGAATTGGGTAAACCACCAGCAGAAATCTATGCAGAGATTTCTGCTGAACCTATTGCCGCAGCTTCTTTAGGGCAGGTATATAAAGGCAGACTGAAAACAGGAGAAGAGGTAGCGATAAAAGTCCAGCGCCCCGACCTCAACCGTCGTATCACCCTCGATGTTTATATCATGCGTATCCTAGCAGGGTGGGTGCAGGACAACGTGAAGCAGGTACGTTCTAATCTACGCTCAATTATCGATGAATTGGCAGAACGTATTTTTGAGGAGACTAACTACAATCAAGAAGGGCGTAACGCTGACAAGTTTAAAAAGCTCTATGGCTACATAGAGGAAATTTATGTACCTAAAATCTATTGGGACTATACGGGTAAGCGCGTTTTAACCATGGAATGGATTGACGGCATTAAGTTGACTGATGTAGATGCTGTTCAGGCTGAAGGAATTGATGCAACCCACCTAGTTGAAATAGGAGTAGAGTGTTCCCTAAGACAGCTTCTAGAGCATGGTTTTTTCCATGCCGACCCTCACCCTGGTAACCTGTTGGCCATGGCAGATGGTAGCGGTAGACTGGCTTATTTAGATTTTGGCATGATGAGCCGTATCAAGTCTTATCAAAGGTACGGTTTAATCGAAGCGGTAGTTCACCTAGTTAACCGCGATTTTGAGGCTTTAGCCAGAGATTACGTCAAGCTTGACTTTTTGACACCTGATGTAAATTTACAGCCTATCGTTCCTGCATTAGCTAACGTATTTGGAAATGCTTTGGGGGCAACGGTGGCAGAATTAAACTTTAAAAGCATCACCGATCAAATGTCAGCAATGATGTATGAATTTCCCTTTACCGTCCCTGCTTACTATGCTTTGATCATTCGTTCAATGGTAACTTTAGAAGGGATTGCGATCGGCATCGATCCAGAGTTTAAAGTTCTTAGTAAAGCCTACCCTTATATTGCTAAACGCTTATTGACCGATCCCGCACCTGAATTACGGGCATCTTTAAAAGACCTGCTGTTTAAAGAAGAAGGTTTCCGCTGGCATCGTTTAGAAAACTTACTCAAAAACGCTACAGATTCTAGAGACTATGATTTTGACAGCGTAGTAGATCAGGCTCTAGAATATCTTTACAGCGATCGCGGTATATTTATTCGCGATCGCATTGCCGAAGAATTAGTTAATGTTATCGACGGTTTGGGACGCAGAACTATATTCAATATTTCTACTGCTTTCCGCCAACAGGTAGGTTTAACGATTCAAGAAACTCCTGTAGATTTTCGAGAAGATTCTTATACCACGACTCACCTGAAAAATATTGTGGGTATCCTGCAACAGACTCCAGGTTTTGACCCTACTCATTTAGTTTCTATCGTTGCCAAAATCATTTCTAAACCAGAAACTCAGGAAATAGGGCAAAAAGTAGCAGGAAAATTAACTCAAAAAATGGCAGCTAGGTTAATTAGAAACTTGCTATTAGAAAAGACAACTCCTCAACCTCGACCAGTACCTGCTATCAGTGGTAGGTAA
- a CDS encoding tetratricopeptide repeat protein, whose translation MEKQLPTKTNIQDNHWLNIAEAVSVVGSIGGTVAAICLKQNIFLASVPLSACVALNLINRKRLLNLVTIENNTAIAQLTQHNHNLIEQMMEVQHSASNQKTLYDADYQNMSQQLTQIDASSRDNMQKLQSQYDELAAKVKNLNQINISSQARSLNSAQLYCQNAYGYEQMGEKQKAIEEYTQAIKIDAEYAQAYLNRGILYTDMGSKKAAVEDLRQAAKLYFEQGDLDNYQKTKNMTQEIHQLDSTSNGQDSDQVLASGLFS comes from the coding sequence ATGGAAAAACAATTACCAACTAAAACAAATATTCAAGATAATCACTGGTTAAATATTGCTGAAGCAGTATCTGTAGTCGGTTCTATTGGAGGTACAGTTGCTGCGATATGTTTAAAACAAAACATATTTTTAGCTTCAGTTCCTTTATCTGCTTGTGTTGCGCTTAATTTGATTAATCGTAAACGGCTATTGAATTTAGTGACTATAGAGAATAATACGGCGATCGCGCAACTTACTCAACATAATCATAATCTTATTGAGCAAATGATGGAAGTACAGCACTCAGCTAGTAATCAAAAAACTCTATATGATGCTGATTATCAAAATATGTCTCAACAACTGACGCAAATAGATGCAAGCTCAAGGGACAACATGCAAAAGTTACAGTCCCAATATGACGAGCTTGCAGCCAAAGTCAAAAACTTGAATCAGATTAATATTTCAAGTCAAGCTAGATCTCTTAACTCTGCTCAATTGTACTGCCAAAATGCTTATGGCTACGAACAGATGGGCGAAAAGCAAAAAGCCATTGAAGAATATACCCAAGCTATCAAAATTGATGCAGAATATGCACAAGCCTACCTAAATCGAGGCATCTTATATACAGACATGGGTAGTAAAAAAGCAGCAGTAGAAGACTTACGCCAGGCAGCAAAACTGTATTTTGAGCAAGGAGATTTAGACAACTATCAAAAGACTAAAAATATGACTCAAGAGATTCATCAATTAGACTCTACTTCTAATGGGCAAGATTCTGACCAAGTATTAGCTAGTGGCTTGTTTTCTTAA
- a CDS encoding 2-isopropylmalate synthase: MENSKDRIIIFDTTLRDGEQSPGATLNVEEKLEIAHSLSRLGVDIIEAGFAFASPGDFEAVQKIAAQVGTENGPIICSLARAIKADIKAAAEALEPAANARIHTFISTSDIHLEYQLKKSRAEVLDIAQEMVAYAKSFKDDVEFSPMDAVRTDSEYLYQVLEAAIAAGATTVNIPDTVGYTTPTEFGALIKGICNNVPNIDQAVVSVHGHNDLGLAVANFLEAVKNGARQLECTINGIGERAGNAALEELVMALHVRRQYFNPFLGRPEESTEPLTNIDTQQIYKTSRLVSNRTGVIVQPNKAIVGANAFAHESGIHQDGVLKNKLTYEIMDAESIGLTDNQQIILGKHSGRNAFRTRLTELGFELSETDLNKAFIRFKEVADKKKEITDWDIEAIVSDEIRQPPELFRLELVQISCGDRAQPTATVTLRTPNGEELTDAAIGTGPVDAIYKAINRVTNIPNELIEFSVQSVTAGIDAIGEVTIRLRHNDRIYSGRAANTDIIVASAKAYVKALNRLYAALQEKKVKSQVGV, from the coding sequence ATGGAAAATTCAAAAGACCGCATTATTATTTTCGACACCACTTTAAGAGACGGAGAACAATCTCCTGGCGCCACCCTAAACGTTGAAGAAAAGCTGGAAATTGCCCATTCTCTCTCACGACTTGGGGTTGATATAATTGAAGCAGGATTCGCTTTTGCCAGCCCTGGAGACTTTGAAGCGGTACAAAAAATTGCGGCACAGGTGGGAACAGAAAATGGCCCTATTATCTGTAGTTTAGCCAGAGCAATTAAAGCTGATATCAAGGCTGCCGCCGAAGCTTTAGAACCCGCTGCTAATGCCAGGATTCATACTTTTATTTCTACTTCTGATATTCATTTGGAGTACCAGTTAAAGAAATCTCGCGCTGAAGTCTTGGATATAGCTCAAGAAATGGTAGCTTACGCCAAGTCCTTTAAGGATGACGTGGAGTTTTCACCTATGGACGCGGTGCGAACTGATTCAGAATATTTGTATCAGGTATTAGAAGCTGCGATCGCAGCAGGGGCAACTACTGTTAATATTCCTGATACCGTGGGATATACTACCCCCACTGAGTTTGGCGCATTGATTAAAGGCATCTGTAACAACGTCCCAAATATCGATCAGGCAGTAGTTTCAGTTCATGGTCATAATGATTTAGGTTTAGCTGTAGCTAACTTTTTAGAAGCGGTTAAAAATGGTGCAAGACAGTTAGAATGTACTATCAATGGCATTGGTGAGCGGGCTGGCAACGCTGCTTTAGAAGAATTGGTAATGGCACTTCACGTCCGCCGTCAATACTTTAATCCTTTTTTAGGTAGACCAGAGGAATCAACTGAACCACTAACAAATATTGATACTCAGCAGATTTATAAAACTTCTCGCTTGGTATCTAATCGTACAGGCGTAATTGTTCAGCCAAATAAAGCCATTGTGGGCGCGAATGCTTTTGCCCATGAGTCGGGTATTCACCAAGATGGAGTGCTGAAAAATAAGTTAACCTACGAAATCATGGACGCTGAGTCGATTGGCTTGACTGATAACCAGCAGATTATTTTAGGTAAACATTCTGGTCGTAATGCTTTTCGCACCCGCTTAACAGAATTAGGCTTTGAACTATCTGAAACTGACCTAAATAAAGCCTTTATCCGCTTTAAAGAAGTTGCCGACAAGAAAAAAGAAATTACGGACTGGGATATTGAGGCAATTGTCAGCGATGAAATTAGACAGCCTCCCGAATTGTTCCGTTTAGAGTTGGTGCAAATATCGTGTGGCGATCGCGCTCAACCTACAGCTACGGTTACTCTGCGCACTCCTAATGGCGAAGAACTAACTGACGCAGCCATTGGTACAGGACCAGTTGATGCAATTTATAAAGCGATTAATCGAGTAACCAATATTCCTAATGAGCTAATTGAATTTTCTGTACAGTCAGTCACAGCAGGAATAGACGCGATCGGTGAGGTGACAATTCGCCTGCGTCATAATGACAGAATATACTCTGGTCGTGCTGCAAATACTGATATTATTGTTGCTTCTGCCAAGGCTTATGTTAAAGCGTTAAACCGTCTTTATGCTGCGTTGCAAGAGAAAAAAGTAAAATCTCAAGTCGGCGTTTAA
- a CDS encoding globin family protein, protein MLNQLTKLSVEADGRYATDQELEFIKNYLQSVDLRVSSYEKIRDGEEKILDRTKKKMDMQNPNLFTRGSKNLSSIWRRDVMIILRCSVAAMLVNDLDWLRDSLLLWHRTIVNANKTQNISQATYNVMPEVLQEFLTTEELALILPVLQLNQSIIS, encoded by the coding sequence ATGTTAAATCAATTAACCAAATTAAGTGTAGAAGCTGATGGTCGCTATGCTACAGACCAAGAACTGGAATTTATCAAAAATTATCTTCAGTCCGTTGACTTACGCGTCAGTTCCTATGAAAAAATCCGCGACGGGGAAGAAAAAATTTTAGACCGAACTAAAAAGAAGATGGATATGCAGAATCCTAACTTATTTACTAGAGGTTCTAAAAACTTAAGTTCTATTTGGCGTAGAGATGTAATGATTATATTGCGTTGTTCTGTAGCAGCAATGCTAGTTAATGATTTAGATTGGCTGCGGGACAGTCTTTTGCTTTGGCATCGGACAATTGTGAATGCAAATAAGACTCAAAATATATCTCAAGCAACCTACAATGTGATGCCAGAAGTTTTGCAAGAATTTCTGACCACTGAAGAATTAGCTTTAATTTTGCCAGTATTACAGCTTAATCAAAGCATTATAAGCTAA